Proteins encoded within one genomic window of Geotalea daltonii FRC-32:
- a CDS encoding flagellar motor protein MotB encodes MARKKKPEKEANMERWMVSYADFITLLFAVFVTLYAMSQTDKKKAEEVVESLRESFGYSKSSSSPKPRVIDSGNINIIPNMRPQSLPQKAVKSGKTKSHAEEKDFKAVKAAIEAYLLKTGAQDKVSVEINRRGLVVSLKEAGFFDSGSAIVQQSAYSLLAHVAESLVNYTNPVRVEGHTDNVPINSRTFPSNWELSTARATNLVQYLIKYYEFEPEKISATGFGEYRPVADNTTVDGRSKNRRVDIVLLSVESERGEP; translated from the coding sequence ATGGCCCGAAAAAAGAAACCTGAAAAAGAAGCGAATATGGAGCGGTGGATGGTTTCATATGCCGACTTCATAACACTGCTTTTTGCCGTCTTCGTCACCCTTTATGCCATGAGTCAGACCGACAAGAAAAAGGCGGAGGAAGTTGTTGAATCCTTGCGGGAGTCATTCGGCTACAGCAAGAGTTCTTCCTCTCCAAAGCCCCGGGTCATTGATTCAGGCAATATCAACATCATTCCCAATATGCGGCCCCAGTCCCTCCCGCAAAAAGCGGTCAAGAGCGGCAAAACCAAGTCCCATGCCGAAGAAAAGGATTTCAAGGCGGTCAAGGCTGCCATCGAGGCCTATTTGCTGAAAACGGGCGCCCAGGATAAGGTCAGCGTCGAGATCAACCGCCGGGGGTTGGTGGTCAGCCTCAAGGAGGCAGGGTTTTTTGACTCGGGGAGTGCCATTGTGCAGCAGAGCGCTTACAGTCTCCTTGCCCATGTGGCCGAGTCCCTGGTCAATTACACGAACCCGGTCAGGGTGGAAGGGCATACGGACAATGTGCCCATCAACTCCAGGACATTCCCCTCCAATTGGGAACTGTCCACGGCAAGAGCCACCAATCTGGTCCAGTACCTGATCAAGTATTACGAGTTTGAGCCGGAAAAAATTTCGGCAACGGGCTTCGGCGAGTACAGGCCGGTGGCTGACAACACCACTGTCGATGGGAGAAGCAAGAACAGGCGGGTCGATATAGTGCTGCTGTCGGTGGAGAGTGAAAGGGGAGAACCTTAA
- a CDS encoding PilZ-like domain-containing protein, giving the protein MTATTVKYEDHFKPDQQINAAVRLLDKKLLESNAIVTAINSDLLSIELIGDGLPDSSEVEIGTEFYVTYWTGWAHYRCNGRLEKVDSGNKLQAKLVGPIIEQQRRDYFRLDLVMPVEYRVLKNQPLSIVEEEWNAERGRCLSLPELQLEPFGDGFKVVEWRDGEDLLPMEMNLSGGGIRLKLPEAVAPGTLMGIDLFLPLVPSRIIRTVAEVVRCNEITLRWEKGTQYRVATRFIHINERERETIISFIFSEQRRLLQLSQDRIVPIR; this is encoded by the coding sequence ATGACTGCAACAACCGTCAAATACGAAGATCATTTCAAACCGGACCAGCAGATAAATGCTGCCGTCCGCCTCCTGGACAAGAAACTCCTCGAAAGTAATGCCATTGTCACAGCCATCAATTCGGATCTTCTCTCCATCGAGCTGATCGGGGATGGATTACCGGACAGCTCGGAAGTGGAAATCGGTACGGAGTTTTATGTCACCTACTGGACCGGATGGGCCCATTACCGTTGTAACGGCAGGCTTGAAAAAGTCGATTCCGGCAACAAACTACAGGCAAAGCTGGTCGGGCCGATAATTGAGCAGCAACGGCGGGATTACTTCAGACTGGATCTGGTCATGCCGGTGGAATACCGGGTATTGAAAAATCAGCCGCTTTCGATTGTAGAAGAAGAATGGAATGCTGAAAGAGGGCGCTGTTTGTCACTGCCGGAGCTGCAGTTGGAGCCGTTCGGTGATGGTTTTAAGGTAGTGGAATGGCGGGATGGCGAAGACCTTCTGCCAATGGAAATGAATCTCAGCGGTGGAGGTATTCGTTTGAAGCTGCCCGAAGCGGTGGCTCCGGGGACACTGATGGGAATTGATCTTTTTCTTCCTCTGGTCCCTTCGCGGATCATCCGCACCGTGGCAGAGGTTGTGCGCTGCAACGAAATCACCCTGCGTTGGGAAAAGGGGACCCAATACAGGGTCGCCACGCGTTTTATTCACATCAACGAAAGGGAGCGGGAGACCATCATCTCCTTTATATTCAGTGAGCAAAGAAGACTGCTGCAGCTAAGCCAGGACCGCATCGTCCCCATCCGCTAA
- a CDS encoding tetratricopeptide repeat protein has product MKVSMPSGSAHGWGIAGEYLAREIIKLPPVDGVTLHCIGGVDLKPLDPQAWDRINIGYTFFEDDIEVLRHTRRAAAEWDHIVAGSSWCEQHLRIGGIRNTSTILQGIDPANFSPSPPRPDDGRFIVFSGGKFESRKSQDIVIAAMKILMARHSDLWLSCAWYNHWPFSMATMQGSRYISYRHLEEDCMGLLRRTLQENGLPMDRIILHPLLDNARMRNVYVDTDMGLFPNRCEGGNNMVMSEYMACGRTAVASDASGQGDIITTENAFPLTSYEPLLISRSGVPSAIWFEPSLEEVVEKLGFALLNRGEIRARSIRAGEDLQRLRWDRAAEQFHGLACKLAGKGRESLTVRVHQASLGEPLTADDYLREGRALLDSGNPALAEARLLKARALNPFSAEVYNCLAGAMDAQERHQQALGYYQKALSLLPDSAVINFNMGNTMKKLERPIEATAYYREALKTDPDFAEAHYNLGLVLQGQRLFDQALDEYERALALRPAHAGTLHNMGDILQDRGQVEQAVACYDKVLALDPQLANTHNSLGNALLCQEKYPEAIAAYERAMAIDPDNPMIHNNLGAAFKDKGDLDQAIACHRRALALEPGNADAHWNLSLACLMKGAFMEGWQGYEWRWEKSIPVPRRELPLPLWDGEPLGGKKIILVSEQGAGDVFQFVRYAALVAGRGGTVLIECQSAALKPVLERVPMVREAFVAGETLPQADCYFPLMSLPLLFGTTLESIPADVPYLILDPARLESFQRRMGGDGGLKVGIVWAGRQNLVRNRKRTCGLEVFAPLAEIPGVFVYSLQIGPDADQATPWVAQGKLVDLTPHIRDFADTAALISNLDLVVTIDTSVAHLAGALARPVWTLLHYAPDWRWMLERSDSPWYPTMRLFRQKQPGDWQGVMVEVKKALQEMLP; this is encoded by the coding sequence ATGAAAGTATCCATGCCTTCCGGTTCCGCCCATGGCTGGGGAATAGCCGGGGAATACCTGGCGAGGGAGATAATAAAACTGCCACCGGTCGATGGTGTTACGCTCCACTGTATCGGAGGGGTCGATCTCAAGCCTCTGGACCCCCAGGCCTGGGACAGGATCAACATCGGTTACACTTTTTTCGAGGACGATATCGAAGTGCTGCGCCATACCAGGCGGGCTGCCGCTGAGTGGGATCACATCGTTGCCGGTTCCAGCTGGTGCGAACAGCATCTGCGCATCGGCGGCATCAGAAATACCAGCACCATTCTTCAGGGGATCGACCCCGCCAATTTCTCCCCTTCTCCCCCACGGCCCGATGACGGACGTTTCATCGTCTTCTCCGGCGGCAAGTTCGAGAGTCGCAAATCACAGGATATTGTCATTGCTGCCATGAAGATACTAATGGCCCGCCATTCCGATCTGTGGCTCTCCTGCGCCTGGTACAACCACTGGCCCTTTTCCATGGCCACCATGCAGGGCTCACGCTACATCAGCTATCGCCATCTTGAAGAGGACTGCATGGGCCTTTTACGCAGGACCCTGCAGGAAAACGGCCTTCCCATGGACCGAATCATCCTGCATCCCCTGTTGGATAACGCCCGGATGAGAAATGTCTATGTGGACACTGATATGGGGCTGTTCCCCAACCGTTGCGAGGGGGGGAATAACATGGTCATGTCAGAATACATGGCCTGCGGCAGGACAGCAGTCGCATCAGACGCCAGTGGCCAGGGAGACATAATTACCACAGAAAATGCGTTCCCCCTGACCAGCTACGAGCCGCTCCTTATCAGCCGCAGCGGGGTCCCTTCCGCCATCTGGTTTGAACCCTCCCTGGAGGAGGTGGTGGAAAAGCTGGGGTTTGCTTTGCTCAACAGGGGCGAAATACGTGCCAGGAGCATCCGTGCCGGAGAAGATTTGCAGCGCTTGCGCTGGGATAGAGCTGCCGAGCAGTTTCATGGCCTTGCCTGCAAACTTGCAGGAAAGGGCCGAGAGTCATTGACGGTCAGAGTGCATCAGGCATCGCTGGGAGAGCCTTTGACCGCAGACGACTATCTGCGGGAGGGTCGGGCACTTCTCGACAGCGGCAATCCGGCACTGGCCGAGGCACGTTTGCTGAAGGCACGCGCTCTGAATCCATTCTCCGCAGAAGTTTACAATTGCCTGGCAGGCGCCATGGATGCACAGGAACGTCATCAGCAAGCGCTGGGCTACTACCAGAAGGCCCTTTCCCTGCTGCCTGACTCGGCAGTGATCAACTTCAACATGGGCAATACCATGAAAAAGCTGGAGAGGCCTATAGAGGCTACAGCATATTACCGGGAGGCCCTGAAAACGGACCCCGATTTTGCCGAAGCCCATTATAATCTGGGGCTGGTTCTGCAGGGGCAGCGGCTTTTCGACCAGGCTCTGGATGAATACGAGCGGGCGCTGGCCCTGAGGCCGGCTCATGCCGGCACCCTGCATAACATGGGAGATATCTTGCAGGACCGTGGCCAAGTGGAACAGGCGGTTGCCTGCTATGACAAAGTGCTGGCACTGGATCCGCAACTGGCCAATACCCACAACTCCCTGGGCAATGCCCTTCTCTGCCAGGAAAAATATCCGGAGGCGATTGCCGCCTATGAGCGTGCCATGGCCATCGATCCTGACAATCCGATGATCCACAACAACCTTGGAGCCGCTTTCAAAGACAAAGGCGACCTGGATCAGGCCATCGCCTGCCATCGCCGGGCCCTGGCGCTGGAGCCGGGGAATGCCGATGCCCACTGGAACCTGTCCCTGGCTTGCCTTATGAAAGGGGCGTTCATGGAAGGCTGGCAGGGTTATGAATGGCGCTGGGAAAAGAGCATACCGGTGCCGCGCCGAGAGCTGCCGCTTCCTCTCTGGGACGGGGAGCCCTTGGGGGGCAAGAAGATCATTCTTGTCTCCGAACAGGGGGCCGGGGATGTTTTTCAATTTGTACGTTATGCCGCCTTGGTCGCAGGCAGGGGAGGTACTGTTCTGATCGAATGTCAGAGTGCAGCCCTGAAGCCGGTCCTGGAACGGGTGCCGATGGTGAGGGAAGCCTTTGTCGCGGGAGAAACGCTGCCACAGGCTGATTGCTATTTCCCCCTCATGAGTCTGCCGCTGCTGTTCGGCACCACACTGGAAAGCATTCCGGCAGACGTTCCATACTTGATCCTGGATCCGGCCCGCCTGGAGAGCTTCCAGCGAAGGATGGGGGGCGATGGTGGTCTTAAGGTGGGGATCGTCTGGGCCGGTAGACAGAACCTGGTGCGCAACCGCAAGCGGACCTGCGGTTTGGAGGTTTTTGCCCCCCTGGCCGAAATTCCAGGGGTCTTCGTCTACAGCCTGCAGATAGGCCCCGATGCAGACCAGGCTACTCCATGGGTAGCCCAGGGCAAGCTGGTCGACTTGACGCCGCACATAAGGGATTTTGCCGACACCGCCGCCCTCATATCCAATCTGGATCTTGTCGTCACCATCGATACTTCGGTTGCCCATCTGGCAGGGGCACTGGCCCGGCCGGTGTGGACCCTGCTCCACTATGCTCCCGACTGGCGTTGGATGCTCGAGCGCAGCGACAGCCCCTGGTACCCGACCATGCGGCTCTTCCGACAAAAACAGCCGGGAGATTGGCAGGGGGTAATGGTGGAGGTGAAGAAGGCCCTGCAGGAGATGCTGCCTTGA
- a CDS encoding tetratricopeptide repeat protein, producing MTSAEDFYRSGNANATRGDYDGAIAAYLQALQLAPRQPAVLNNLGLAYVESGRLDEAKVIFERFIALDPENAEPWNNLAVVVQMAGDLETATELFRKALALNPQYAEAWYNLGFALEEQRNWSDAITCNRRAILVRTDYAEAHFNLALLHLLTGKFHEGWQEYEWRWVTKGFSTPRRHFAQPQWDGSPFPGRTLLVHMEQGFGDIIQFIRYVPMVAGRGGGVIVAGPPELRGLLASVDGVDRVLVDGDTWPEFHLHIPLMSLPLVLGTELETIPGQVPYLQPEQQKVKDWALRLESDRGFKVGLVWSGRLNTEKNRRRACPLEYFASLFGIAGISWYTLQMGEGREQLETVPFGGQIRDLTSLIKDFGDTAAFIANLDLIISIDTSVCHLAGALGKEVWTLLCRSADWRWLLDRNDSPWYPAMRLFRQEQTGDWSSVMARVEDALQECAAPRLKLYFYRSGIDYLLPPLLHAMKIPLLYDDPQGRQEVEGTRYDVLSIWQEDELGKPVSPCRDSYDEVDSPADADFIVFPERIDELLENFGGEGTARFLHQLPHFATHEEKHVFLTVHDNSDPLGIKSVIFRTSASAFNADPCTYVFPYRTEDFSRYLHYDLARMDYHTGFIGFTGSSPIRSLLMDSIMREKRLVSYLDTSERFYGHFPENELPRRRARFLEYMARSLTVLCPRGTGENTFRFFEAMSMGRIPVLVGDGCILPFASHIDYDAFIMRIPEQDVYRAGQLLYEWISRQSETELLGRCRRARQVWEKYCRYSRISPMLLGMLQRHKQRLVKDERKKM from the coding sequence TTGACCAGTGCCGAAGACTTTTACCGTTCGGGCAATGCCAACGCCACCCGAGGAGATTACGACGGGGCCATTGCCGCCTATCTGCAGGCGCTGCAGCTTGCTCCACGGCAGCCTGCAGTTCTCAATAACCTGGGTCTCGCCTATGTTGAGAGTGGACGCCTTGATGAGGCCAAGGTCATCTTCGAACGATTCATCGCCCTGGACCCGGAAAACGCCGAGCCGTGGAACAACCTGGCCGTTGTCGTGCAGATGGCTGGAGACCTGGAGACGGCGACGGAGCTTTTCCGCAAGGCCCTTGCCCTCAATCCACAGTATGCCGAGGCTTGGTACAACCTGGGCTTTGCCCTGGAAGAACAGCGGAACTGGTCGGATGCCATAACCTGCAACCGGAGGGCGATTCTTGTCCGTACCGATTATGCTGAGGCACACTTCAACCTGGCGCTGCTGCATCTCCTCACCGGGAAATTTCACGAGGGCTGGCAGGAATACGAGTGGCGCTGGGTGACCAAGGGCTTCAGTACCCCCAGGAGACATTTCGCCCAGCCCCAGTGGGATGGCAGCCCTTTTCCTGGCCGGACGCTGCTGGTCCATATGGAACAGGGCTTTGGCGACATAATTCAATTCATTCGTTACGTACCCATGGTTGCAGGTCGTGGAGGAGGGGTCATTGTGGCTGGCCCTCCCGAGTTGAGGGGATTGCTGGCAAGCGTGGACGGGGTGGACAGGGTGCTGGTCGACGGCGATACCTGGCCCGAATTTCACCTGCATATACCCTTGATGTCGCTGCCGCTGGTTCTGGGGACTGAACTGGAGACTATTCCGGGGCAAGTGCCCTACCTGCAGCCTGAACAGCAGAAGGTGAAGGATTGGGCGCTACGGCTTGAGAGTGATCGTGGATTCAAGGTGGGACTGGTCTGGTCGGGCCGGCTGAATACGGAGAAAAACCGCCGCCGTGCCTGTCCTCTGGAGTACTTTGCATCCCTGTTCGGCATCGCCGGGATCAGCTGGTATACGCTGCAGATGGGGGAAGGAAGAGAGCAGCTGGAAACGGTGCCTTTCGGCGGCCAGATCAGGGATCTGACTTCCCTGATTAAGGACTTTGGTGATACAGCCGCGTTCATTGCCAATCTGGACCTGATCATATCCATCGATACCTCGGTATGTCATTTGGCCGGAGCTTTGGGAAAGGAGGTGTGGACACTGCTTTGCCGGTCTGCTGACTGGCGCTGGCTCCTGGATCGCAACGACAGTCCCTGGTATCCGGCCATGCGCTTGTTCCGTCAGGAGCAGACGGGGGACTGGTCATCGGTCATGGCGCGGGTGGAGGACGCTCTTCAAGAGTGCGCCGCTCCCCGTCTGAAACTCTACTTCTACCGTTCGGGGATTGATTATTTGCTGCCCCCTTTGCTCCATGCAATGAAAATCCCCCTGCTCTATGACGATCCCCAGGGGCGGCAGGAGGTTGAGGGCACCCGTTACGATGTGCTGAGCATCTGGCAGGAAGATGAACTGGGCAAGCCTGTCTCACCATGCCGGGATAGCTATGATGAGGTCGATTCACCTGCAGATGCAGATTTCATCGTATTCCCCGAGCGGATCGACGAGCTGCTGGAGAATTTCGGCGGGGAGGGTACGGCTCGCTTTCTTCACCAGCTTCCCCATTTTGCCACCCACGAGGAGAAGCATGTCTTTCTGACCGTTCACGACAACAGTGATCCGTTGGGCATCAAATCGGTCATCTTCAGGACCAGTGCCTCTGCCTTCAATGCCGACCCTTGTACCTACGTTTTCCCTTACCGCACTGAGGACTTTAGCCGCTACCTCCACTACGACCTTGCCCGCATGGATTATCATACCGGTTTTATAGGTTTTACCGGCTCCAGTCCAATACGTAGCCTCCTCATGGACAGCATAATGAGGGAGAAACGCCTGGTCAGCTATCTGGACACAAGCGAGCGCTTCTACGGCCATTTCCCGGAGAACGAGTTACCCCGCCGAAGGGCACGGTTCCTGGAATATATGGCCCGGTCCCTTACGGTACTCTGCCCCCGCGGCACAGGAGAAAATACCTTCCGTTTTTTCGAAGCCATGTCCATGGGACGGATCCCGGTTCTTGTGGGTGATGGCTGTATCCTGCCATTTGCTTCCCATATTGACTATGACGCCTTCATCATGAGAATTCCTGAGCAGGATGTATACCGGGCCGGTCAGCTGCTTTACGAGTGGATATCGCGACAGAGCGAGACTGAGCTCCTTGGCCGCTGTCGCCGGGCCAGACAGGTCTGGGAAAAGTATTGCCGCTATTCCAGGATCAGCCCCATGCTGCTGGGCATGTTGCAGCGGCATAAACAACGTCTTGTCAAAGATGAAAGAAAAAAAATGTAA
- a CDS encoding flagellin N-terminal helical domain-containing protein — MAINDVSLTAGMRSNLLTMQKTSDLLNRTQDRLSSGKKVNSALDNPTNYFAAQSYSQRAGDLDARKDGMSEAVQQVKAANAGITAITSLIESAKGLATSALSTSNTTTRASLAGQYDTLRQQIDKLASDSSYGGKNLLQNQNITVNFNEDATSTLSVSGFSANSTGLAMSANSNSWSADTDISSDSGKMDSAITTLRSKTQTLSANLNIITTRQDFTSSMINTLSTGADNLTLADMNQEGANMLMLQTRQSLGTTALSLSSQAAQSILRLF; from the coding sequence ATGGCTATCAACGACGTATCATTGACCGCAGGCATGAGAAGTAATCTTCTTACCATGCAGAAAACTTCCGATCTTCTCAACCGTACCCAGGACCGTCTCTCTTCAGGCAAAAAAGTTAACTCCGCACTCGACAATCCGACCAACTACTTTGCTGCCCAGAGCTATTCACAGCGCGCCGGCGACCTCGATGCCCGTAAAGACGGTATGAGCGAGGCAGTTCAGCAGGTAAAAGCCGCCAACGCAGGTATTACAGCTATCACAAGCCTGATTGAGTCCGCCAAAGGTCTTGCAACTTCGGCTCTTTCCACTTCCAACACGACAACCCGCGCCAGCTTGGCTGGCCAGTACGATACGTTACGTCAACAGATCGACAAACTGGCCTCCGACTCCTCCTATGGCGGAAAGAACTTGCTGCAAAACCAGAATATCACCGTCAACTTCAATGAAGACGCAACTTCAACGCTGTCAGTTTCCGGGTTCAGCGCCAACTCTACGGGCCTTGCCATGAGCGCAAACTCAAACAGCTGGTCCGCCGATACCGATATCAGCAGCGACTCCGGCAAGATGGATTCGGCTATCACGACCCTGCGGTCCAAAACCCAGACCCTGTCGGCTAACCTGAACATCATTACTACCCGCCAGGATTTCACCAGCAGCATGATCAACACCTTGAGCACCGGTGCGGATAACCTGACCCTGGCCGATATGAACCAGGAAGGCGCCAACATGCTGATGCTGCAGACCCGTCAGTCTTTGGGTACCACAGCCCTGAGCCTTTCTTCTCAGGCAGCACAGTCAATACTCCGGTTGTTCTAA
- a CDS encoding flagellar biosynthesis repressor FlbT yields MALKISLKPNERMIIGGAVIRNGGKASEFHVENKVPILREKDILGEQDATTPCRNLYLVIQLMYIDEVNLSTYNNTYWELVKALVDAAPSMTPTLDSISECIVGGNYYQALKLTRDLIDYEEELIRHAG; encoded by the coding sequence ATGGCACTGAAAATTTCCCTGAAACCCAATGAACGCATGATCATCGGCGGCGCCGTTATCAGGAATGGCGGCAAGGCCAGTGAGTTCCATGTGGAAAACAAGGTACCGATTCTTCGGGAGAAGGACATCCTGGGAGAGCAGGACGCCACCACCCCTTGCCGAAACCTGTACCTGGTCATCCAGCTCATGTATATCGATGAAGTAAACCTATCCACTTACAACAATACGTATTGGGAACTGGTGAAAGCTCTTGTCGATGCTGCTCCCAGCATGACCCCGACCCTGGACAGCATCAGCGAATGCATTGTCGGCGGGAACTATTATCAGGCACTGAAACTGACACGAGACCTAATTGACTACGAAGAGGAGCTTATCAGACATGCTGGCTAA
- the flaF gene encoding flagellar biosynthesis regulator FlaF has product MLANQIKEYANIQKEALTGRELEASVLTRAAQMLKHCQDNWNAPDREKKLQEALKFNQKIWSFFQAELSVPDNPLPKKLREDILSLSLFVDKRIFEIIAFPESEKLTIVIDINMNIAAGLRTGPGDDI; this is encoded by the coding sequence ATGCTGGCTAACCAGATCAAGGAATACGCGAACATTCAGAAGGAAGCATTGACCGGCCGTGAACTTGAAGCGTCAGTCCTTACCAGGGCAGCGCAGATGCTGAAGCATTGTCAGGACAACTGGAATGCGCCCGATCGGGAAAAAAAGCTGCAGGAAGCCCTCAAGTTCAACCAGAAGATCTGGAGCTTCTTTCAGGCAGAACTTTCGGTTCCGGATAACCCGCTGCCGAAAAAGCTGCGGGAAGATATCCTCAGTCTCAGTCTTTTCGTGGACAAACGGATTTTCGAGATAATTGCCTTTCCGGAATCGGAAAAATTGACCATAGTGATCGACATCAACATGAATATCGCCGCCGGCCTGAGAACAGGTCCCGGTGATGACATATGA